A window of the Diabrotica undecimpunctata isolate CICGRU chromosome 1, icDiaUnde3, whole genome shotgun sequence genome harbors these coding sequences:
- the LOC140437725 gene encoding uncharacterized protein yields MKRSLVMIVLLAASLSMAKATFRKLKEFDIDHFKEKLFHPFRHHIEKIHNHFSGHSNKLPLHHEGFPHPHHEIPQHQHAQGIAPHHHPHKEVHHGEPLGHHIGFHGFDYGLGHGFDHGFGVGFHHDFGHDISHGFDHDFGGFHDFFDHHHGLYDNSFHGFDPYSYGYGHIHGHELY; encoded by the exons ATGAAACGTTCTTTG gTTATGATAGTTTTGCTAGCAGCTAGTCTATCAATGGCAAAAGCAACTTTCAGAAAACTAAAAGAATTCGATATAGACCACTTCAAGGAAAAACTCTTCCACCCATTTCGACACCAcatagaaaaaatacacaaccACTTCAGCGGCCATTCAAATAAACTACCACTCCATCATGAAGGCTTCCCTCATCCCCATCATGAGATACCTCAGCATCAGCATGCACAAGGTATCGCGCCACACCACCATCCACATAAAGAAGTGCATCATGGAGAACCTCTCGGCCACCATATCGGTTTCCACGGTTTTGACTACGGTTTAGGACACGGGTTTGATCATGGATTTGGTGTGGGATTCCACCACGACTTTGGGCATGATATTTCACACGGGTTTGACCATGATTTTGGAGGTTTTCATGATTTTTTTGATCATCACCATGGACTTTATGATAATAGTTTTCACGGGTTTGATCCTTATAGTTATGGATATGGCCATATTCATGGACATGAGTTATATTAA